One genomic segment of Prochlorococcus marinus str. MIT 0919 includes these proteins:
- a CDS encoding DUF475 domain-containing protein, producing the protein MDSASLNLFTPVLDGIDRWAQLAPLLPVIVVLELILSADNAVALASISRKLRNISLQRKALNIGISISLILRIILLLTANIVIKYTIIRVIASIYLFYLVIYYFVQKKDQSISDKNVTTEDDNHNTLISTILLLSITDLAFSIDSITTAVAISDQILVVIIGTLVGVIALRFTADFFVKWLEIYVNLESAGYLAVGLVAVKLIIETVFRTNDITDYSFYFILIIIFIWGFYTKKETS; encoded by the coding sequence ATGGACTCTGCGTCATTAAATTTATTTACACCTGTATTAGATGGTATAGATCGATGGGCCCAACTGGCTCCCCTTTTACCAGTGATAGTAGTATTAGAATTAATACTTTCTGCTGATAATGCAGTTGCTCTAGCTTCAATATCAAGAAAATTACGAAATATCAGTCTTCAAAGAAAGGCTTTGAATATAGGTATATCTATATCTCTAATTCTACGAATAATATTGTTATTAACAGCCAATATAGTGATAAAGTATACAATTATCAGAGTAATAGCATCTATATATCTATTTTACTTGGTCATATACTACTTTGTTCAAAAGAAAGACCAAAGTATTAGTGACAAAAACGTAACTACAGAAGATGATAATCATAATACACTTATTTCAACAATACTCCTTCTATCTATTACAGATCTTGCATTCTCGATAGATAGTATTACTACAGCTGTAGCTATTAGTGATCAAATTCTGGTAGTTATCATTGGTACCTTAGTAGGTGTAATTGCTTTAAGGTTTACAGCAGACTTTTTTGTTAAATGGTTGGAAATATACGTTAATTTAGAATCTGCTGGGTATTTGGCTGTAGGACTAGTTGCAGTGAAATTAATTATTGAAACTGTATTTAGAACAAATGATATTACAGATTATAGCTTTTATTTCATACTCATTATTATTTTTATTTGGGGATTCTATACGAAAAAAGAGACATCTTAA
- a CDS encoding molecular chaperone DnaJ gives MTDSGNEGSRRISVDLPNNLIERFDELKVQWGLRRRGAVLERLLEVVLGDDNDIEQGKQDNNYLDNKSNLQSYSGIVQSEEYNEENAIVLITSSEIEYSEGEIKNSIQPENEQPLKKYGSVNSGINLPGFVRKKTEGLRTSLGKNTTKVINNEPILHNVKKDYVDNCLKETMNHWISLYGSKPKENVVEAAMIWLARDIWSHLEGTENLPFTWKAATSEMEKFCTGWANLEPKFDRIIVIAGVLEDPFATDTLKNRIPTLVRRFVNSFKRRQNVTSFQTLESTMTIHGALKLLDLPTTAGASLSLATIREAYKSKAVTNHPDSGGSTEMMRKVNEAYQLLKELYRKK, from the coding sequence GTGACAGATTCTGGGAACGAAGGTTCTCGTCGAATATCCGTTGACCTCCCAAATAATTTAATAGAGCGCTTTGACGAGCTGAAAGTACAATGGGGCTTACGAAGAAGAGGAGCAGTGCTAGAAAGACTACTTGAAGTTGTATTAGGGGATGATAATGATATAGAGCAGGGAAAGCAGGATAATAATTATCTAGATAATAAAAGTAATTTACAAAGTTATTCAGGCATAGTTCAATCAGAGGAGTACAACGAAGAAAATGCAATTGTTCTTATAACTTCATCGGAAATAGAATATAGTGAAGGAGAAATTAAGAACTCAATTCAACCAGAAAATGAACAACCTCTAAAAAAATATGGAAGCGTAAATAGTGGAATTAATCTACCAGGCTTTGTAAGAAAGAAAACAGAAGGTCTTAGAACTAGTCTAGGTAAAAACACTACTAAAGTTATAAATAATGAGCCTATCCTTCATAACGTAAAGAAAGACTATGTGGACAATTGTCTTAAAGAGACTATGAACCATTGGATTTCATTATATGGAAGCAAACCAAAAGAAAACGTTGTAGAGGCAGCAATGATTTGGTTAGCAAGAGATATTTGGTCACATTTGGAAGGGACAGAAAATCTACCTTTTACATGGAAGGCCGCTACATCAGAAATGGAAAAGTTCTGTACTGGCTGGGCAAACCTAGAACCGAAATTTGATCGCATTATCGTTATTGCTGGAGTATTAGAAGACCCGTTTGCAACGGATACTCTAAAAAATAGAATTCCAACATTAGTAAGACGTTTCGTAAATAGCTTTAAGAGACGACAAAATGTGACCTCTTTTCAAACACTAGAGTCAACAATGACAATTCATGGGGCATTAAAATTATTAGATTTGCCAACCACTGCAGGAGCGTCGTTGTCCCTAGCAACTATAAGAGAGGCATATAAATCTAAGGCTGTAACCAATCATCCAGATTCAGGAGGATCAACAGAGATGATGCGCAAGGTAAACGAAGCCTACCAATTGCTTAAAGAACTTTATAGAAAAAAATAA